The genomic region AAATCACCCTTGAAAAACAAATTCTTGCCGAAAACGATCTTATCGCCCAGAAAAACCGAGCTCATTTCCGGGAAAAAGGTATAAAAGTTATAAATTTGATCAGTTCGCCTGGTTCTGGGAAGACAACTCTCCTTGAAGCCACCATAGATGCCTTAGGTAAAGAAATCCCCCTAGCCGTTATTGAAGGAGACCCGGAGACAGAACGCGATGCCGAACGCATTCGCCAAAAGGGTGTTCCTGCTATCCAGGTAACCACCGGTGGGGCCTGCCATCTTGACGCGCGCATGGTGCACCGAGCTTACCATCAGCTTGAAGAAAACAACTTTAAACTTCTTTTCATAGAAAACGTAGGCAATCTTCTTTGTCCTTCTTCTTTTGATCT from Thermodesulfatator indicus DSM 15286 harbors:
- the hypB gene encoding hydrogenase nickel incorporation protein HypB → MCEHCGCNQRSQEITLEKQILAENDLIAQKNRAHFREKGIKVINLISSPGSGKTTLLEATIDALGKEIPLAVIEGDPETERDAERIRQKGVPAIQVTTGGACHLDARMVHRAYHQLEENNFKLLFIENVGNLLCPSSFDLGEDLRVVLVSVPEGSDKPAKYPASFYKAHVFLITKIDLLPYFDFDLEEAAKLARQVNPNIKIIPVSAKTREGMALWLDTLKALVS